ACAttcacatattatacacacacttatagtgaaaagatgtTCAGCTAaagaaaatgcaaacacacacggacacacacatacacgtgcatacatatatagatatacacatactTTGAGTGAAAAAGCTTTAAAagaacatacacactcaaacacacacatatacataaatagaaaagatgataaagtatatgatgtatacgcatacacacacacatactcaaacacatgtgtacacacacacacacacacatacagatacatacacacaccctctcagtGCTTTCTACGTCACTACAATGATCCACATCACTCCTAAGTTTGTAAACTGCTGTGAGTATAAACTCTGACCCAatataggtgctatataagtatcaaggaagagaaggaagacgaggaaaaggaagaaggaattaTGTCTGCTCCTGTTGtgagacaaggaggaggaagacaggcgcaatagccaaatggttaaaagtgttggactttcaatctgagggtcccgggttcgaatctctgtggtGACGGcgtctagtgggtaaagggtggagatcttaaCACATGTATAGacgtgctggtgcctgaaccccctttgtgtgcatatgcacgcagaagatcaatatgcacgttaaagatcctgtaacccaagtcagcgtttggtgggttatggaaacaagaacatacccaggcttgcacacccctgaaaatggagcatggctgcttacatggcacgGCAAattaacaaaacagtcatacacctaaaatgttacacatctgtctgagtgtgtatgtgcgtgcctaaaatctgactgaatgacaggaaatgaatgatgagcgcccagtggcagccatcagtcggctctacccaggtagacagcctgttgtgccatgtttgtaaagcacttacagcttggtctccgaccgaggaggataggcgctatgtaagtatccatatcaatcaatcaatcaagagaaggaagaggaaacagaagagaaagaataagaagaagtagtagtagtaggagaagaGAAATGTAGTGTCTGTTCCTGTTGTGAGACATCAAGGAGGAGGAGCcggaagaagatgataatgataatgaagaaaaaTCTAGAGTCTGATCCTGTGGCGAGACATAGAGGAGGAAGAgcaagagaaactgacagaggaagatgaagaagaagacgaagaagaagaagatgaaaaattaAGTGGACTGTTCTTGTTGTGAGACAACAAggaggaagtagaagaggaacccgaagaagaagaagaagagaagaagaagaagaagaagaagaagaagaagaagaagagaagaagaagaagaagaaaagaagaagaagaagaagaagaagaagaagaagaaacaactagTGTCTGTTCCTGTTGCGAGACAACAATACCACAACACAGGGGGCCATCAAGACGACTAGAGACGGAAGTCAAAGCACTGACCCTCCATGGTCGCCGAATCCCCTTGAAGATGTCCGGCACCACCAGGGGCAGCACCACAGCCTCCTCCAGCAGTTTCTTGGCCTCCGTCAGGTCGGCTATGTCATTCCTATCAAAACAAATACAGTGTCCGAGAAGGTCTGGATTTACATCCCAGTCTTGCTCTGTCCAAGAGGGTCTGGTTCCCACTCTTGCCTATTCTCTGTCTGAGAGAGTCTGGATTTACATCCCTGTCTTGCCTTTTCTCTGTCTGAGAGAGTCTGGATTTACATCCCagtcttgtcttttctgtgtccAAGAGGGTATGGATCTGCATCCCAGTCttgccttttctctctgtctgagagaGTCTGGATTTACatccctgtcttgtcttttctctgtccgAGAGAGTCTGGATTTACATCCCTGTCTTGCCTTTTCTCTGTCTGAGAGAGTCTGGATTTACATCCCTGTCTTGCCTTTTCTCTGTCTGAGAAAGTCTGGATTTACATCCCTGTCTTGCCTTTTCTCTGTCTGAGAGAGTCTGGATTTACATCCCTgtcttcccttttctctgtctgagaGGGTCTGGATTTACACTCCACTCTTGCCTTTTCTCTGTCTGAGAGCGTCTGGATTTACACCCCAgccttgtcttttctctgtctgagtGAGTCTGGATTTACatccctgtcttgtcttttctctgtccaaGAGGGTCTGGATTTACATCCCTGTCTTGCCTTTTCTCTGTCCGAGAGGGTCTGGATTTACACTCCACTCTTGCCTTTTCTCTGTCTGAGAGAGTCTGGATTTACATCCCGGTCTTGCCTTTTCTCTGTCTGAGATAGTCTGGATTTACATCCCTGTCTTGCCTTTTCTCTGTCTGAGAGAGTCTGGATTTACATCCCTGTCTTGCCTTTTCTCTGTCTGAGAGAGTCTGGATTTACATCCCTGTCTTGCCTTTTCTCTGTCTGAGAGAGTCTGGATTTACATCCCTGTCTTGCCTTTTCTCTGTCTGAGAGAGTCTGGATTTACatccctgtcttgtcttttctctgtccaaGAGGGTATGGATCTGCATCCCAGTCTCAACCTTTCTCCCATGCCTGACTGTTAAATCAAAGTGGGCGTCTACGTATAGTCATctggataagacgataaatcgaggtcccgtgtgtagcacacacacttagcgcactgagaaagaacccccAGCACCACAAGTGATgtccccctggcaaaattctgtagaagaaatcaactctgataggtacacaactataATTAATCTGCATACAAAAAAGGCCTGACAAGTGTGATATGGCTGctagccaggcatctgcctagcaaatgcaGTGAAAGTGAACACACGCAAATTTAAATGCAACAATGAACAAGCAATGTAaaataaacagacacaaaataaaataagacaacaaataataacaaaattaaaaaaaccaaacaaaaaaaaccaacccttcATACTGTCATAATTGTGATTCAGTTCtaaatatttcatttcatgtccTACAGTAATTAACTTCTAAAATGCCACCACCCAGGATCATATTCATATATTTcattatcctttaaaaaaaatctgtttttgaGTGTGAACTGACACAAAACTCCACCTTTACAACAAAACTCAGTGCTGTTGCAGCACTTTCTACCACAAGTGTTAGAGTCCAGCacaatttatttttgtttggtttcaaAACAGATAATCATGCATTTTCTGTGTGTAAATATTGTcactaaatgaaaataaattgaaaaaaaaggacaacaacaaaaaacaaacaaaaaaccatatgACATGACAAAAGAAAGTTTCTTATACTTATAAAAGTCGAGTGGACAATAGCGGTCAAAAAGTGTTTACGTCTTACCAATGCACGTTGGGATTTTTCTGAACAATGTCCCGCTCCAAATGCTCCACCAGATCTTTGTCATAGCCTGTGGGGTCAAACTTCTTTTCATCACTTTCTCCTTCctgaaaagaaacaagcaaaaaacaaaacaaacacaccatcaaTAACCAACAGCTGAAAAACACTAAACAACGACATTACAGTTAGAAGTTGAACCAAGgtcataaccccccacccccaccccccagcccaacAAATCCAAAACActttgcacaacaacaacaaacgaaaaaaggcacccccaaaaaacaaagaaaaacaccaatGAAAAAAAGATTCCTATATAGACACAACTTTTATAAACATGACGGAATATGCCAAATATAACTGGTATATCTTTACCACAATGACAAGACAATAGTTGACAAAACATTCACCACATGTCCTTGATACACTTTTTTACCCCCACAATGAACATGGTACATGCCACTTTTAAAGAGTTATCACTATACTTGAGTATCTATCTAACAGAGAAAATGTTCCATGGTGATGTCACACGTACAAGTGTACAACACaccagttaattaattaattagttaattaataattaatgttgttatttatagtTAAACtattgtaggttaatacttgttgatatgcatatacatattctccttcccatgacacctcattcaatacacaccacaatctctttagacctttttcttataatatacttttcctctgatacataacatgaatacttttttacactaatattcaaatgcattccctttcctttatccacttctttactcctttccgtctaaaaacacttatagtgaatagacgttaaactgaagataaaaaaacacCAGTACTGTAAAACCACTGTATAATGTGAGAGATCTGGGGGATGAGATGTGGGTTCCCACATTTCCATTTATTTGCACGAATGATCTCTGCATAACCACCAGCATGTTTGGCTCCATCTTGTTCTTTTcacaaacagataagtaaataatgaaaataaactaATAAGCAGAAAACACTTCTCTCTAAATTAGGATTTTTGATTCTTTAGTGTTTCAAATTCTAATATAAAGTTTGAACTTTCTGGAATAAAGAATTTTACACTCAACACTTTTCATGGTCTACCAGTTATAAGTATTCTTACCTATTACAGTATTACCTCTACGGCTTGAACATTCTGGAATTAAGAATTTTACACTATACTTTTCACGGTCTAGCAGTTAttagtgatggagtctcccatcggaccgatggatgagtaggcaggcaggcttatctgtcagtgtgtgtcctcatatgggagaaaaggccgattctggatgcacagcacttcccacaggtattgcaagggaaaatgtctccagaagttgagccctgcttccttcgctcatgcttctccttaatggccagcgttctcgttttcaaacgtctgccactagagcacagcatcctccagcgagagtggtcaagggcatcagtttcccaggaagtaaAGCCTGGTTACCTGGCCAGCACAGgtacttttttttagtgaggaggagttgtgcagtcccttccccattctctcgcCTACtgatgctcacagtcccacaggtgcagatactgcctcgtgtaggacggcctcggcaggtgcaggtttttttcttcggagctctgtctcctaggaggacttccagccaaggataagagctccccctgccctttggtcatccttttccgctttcacagccgttgggaaaggtttcctcctccgcttgttccgtcgttgggagacttcacatgcggcaggtagtactgggctaCATAGTACCAGTAGCAAAGGCTATGCCACAGACCTGACTCACAGCAGTTATTAGTACTTCTTACCTATTACAGTATTAGCTCTGTTAGTATAACTTCACAGCACCATTGTTATTATCCTCtgctccccccaaaaagaaaacatacacgcacacacacacacacacctttttcttttccttggcAGGGCCAGCTTTGCCTTTGTCTGCTCCGCCAGGGGTGTTACCACCACCAGGGCGGCGCTGATTCGATGGCGCGCCAGGCCTTGCAGCCGCCCGCCCCTTGCTTGGGTCCGGCCGTCTTGCCTGTGGCTTCACTCCCCCACGGATGTTGGGGGAAGGTCTGTGATGGAATTACAAGAATAACTGTCAGAGATGAAGAtaatggtggtgtggggtggcttCATGGCAACACATAtgtctaggaagtgagagaatctcagACCACAGGACTGAATTCCACACTTGCaggtccactagaccttgagtggtggtatgtaCACCAATCATTcagctgagacgataaactgagtcatgtgtgtggcatgcactttgtgcacataaaaaaaacccacaacaacaaaatggtcATCCCTgcaaaattgtgcagaaaaaaatccactttgaaaggaaaaggaaaaagtatTTTATATCTTGCAGAAAGAAACAAGGTTGTTTTCAacatcacaaacacaaatgcaatttttgtttaaaaaaaaaaaaaaaaaaaaaaaaaagaagaaaaaatcagttTACAATACTCCAATTTATGAATAAAAAATTCTGACAGGCGTGAGAATTCAGACATAGTTACTTTCCTTATACTGTTCTTACCACAGAAGGAAACCAGATAATTAACCTTGAAAACTGACAAGCACCAGCACTCTGTCACAAATTTTAAAAGATGCAATGTGCACAAGTGTACATTAGTAAAAAGTGGGCTTGTGATCAATTAAAGTATATGAAACGGTAGGACAGTTAAGCATCAACACTATGTCACAGATTTTAAAAGATGCAATGCGCACAAGTGtgcattagtaaaaaaaaaaaaaagtaggcttGTGATCAATCACAGTGTATGAAATGGTACGACAGTTAAGTACAGcctgacagagagaaactgaaggTGGAAAACAAGATATCTGTCTGCAAGTATGAAAGATAATGTTATGGTAACaacagtcatcatcgtcatcatcaccaacgtGACTGCAACCATCATCCTGCATGCAGTCAGTTAAATACAACAATATCAAAGAATTCTGCCACTGCTGCAAAAGCCTGGATAAGGCAGTGAATAGGGAGTTTGGGAAAAAGGAATGGCGTAAATGCCACTGCCTCTGTGTCCAAGGGCCGCTACTCCCACATTCACAAGTATAATGTACAAGTGTGTATGACTGTTGTCACCCCGTCATGTAGACAATCATACTTcactttcagggatgtgcatacGGGATATGCTTGTgattccacaacccaccaaaagctgacatggattcggggcctttaacatgcatatttgatcttctgtatgcatatacacactaagGAGGCTCACACAATAGGTCTGCAGGTCTGCTGACCTGGATCTGAAAAAGCTCCACCCTTAACTGCAacctggattcaaacccaggactctcagactgaaagtctaacATTTTTTAACCACTCAGTTGTTGTGCCCCTCGGGTTCATGTCACTCAAATGACTTggtgcagcagcaaaaaaaaaaaaaaaaagaaaaaaaaaaaaaaggaaaacagtatgTGGGCACAAACTGATGGGtgtggtggctgaatggttagagtgctggattctcaccTGAGTTCCCCGAGTTTGATCCCTAGTtatggtgcacctggtgggttaagggtggagatttttccattgTCCCAGGTGAACAACTGTGCAGaccaatgcctgaaccccctttgtatgcatactcatgcagaagatcaaatacacgcattaaagatcctgtaatacatgtctacgtttggtgggttatggaaacaagaacatacctagcatccACAGCCCTGAAAACAGCATTGCTGCCTAAATGgttgggtaaaaatggtcaataCAATTAAAGCCCACTCACACATAACAGTGAAGTGAACAtgagagctgcagcccatgaatgcagaagaagaagaggaaagggatCAAATCAAACCGCTGATGTGCGCATGGTCTCACCTGTGTTCGGCAGGTGTGGGAGGAGGCCAGACATCTGGATCCCGGGTTGGTTCCTCATGGCGGGAATAGTCATCATATGAGTTGTAACTGTCGTAGCTCTGATACGACCTGGAGTTGTCTGACTTGAAGCTGGACAAGATCTTGCTGATGTCTTTGACTTGCTCGAACTCATCACTTATCTCCTGTTTCacctgaggaagaaaaaaaaaaaaaaaagaagaaaaaaaagatggtattCAAATTTCTGTTGCAAACATGAAATGGACTTCCAGAGAGAATTCTTACAGCAAGGAACATGTATATGTACAAAAGAAATGCTTCTCCCAGCTTATCTCCTGATGGTACTAGTGAACATCATATCACTCTCAATAATGCCTCCTGATGGTACTAGTGAACATCATATCACTCTCAATAATGCCTCTTTGTTAAACCCTTCTGGATTTGAATGATCAGCATTTCTGTCATTACTGTGAGACTTTTAAACTCTCTTATTAACAATGCTGTTATTTTGAAATATTATATCATCACAATTACTGTCAATTCCTACCTTTTcatcaccaataataataataacaattagtaTTCATAtggcgctaaatcttgtgcagagacaaatcaaagcactttcacgccagtcagtcacacacatgcatgactctagactgaaaaaacaaactgaaaacaaggaaaaggCAAACACTATATTTTaattttcttcattttcattgCACATTACAAGAATGGGACACCTAATCTTATTTTGTACTGAAATTAGTTTATTAACTACATTAAAAAAGAACACCAACAAAATACATTCCCAACTCTAAACAGCAACGGCAAAAACATagaatgcaaacaacaacaacaacaaaagaataaagaataaagaaaaagacagagaagatgcACCTTTTGCCATCTCTGCTTACTGCTGGGGTCTCGCACTGAGCTCATCAGTTTATGGATCTGCTGCAGCACTCCTTGGTAATACACCTGTCACAGCACAGTTATGACACTGTGATCATGTTAAAGGAAATGCAATCCAAGTCTAGTGCGATTACATTATTTGTAAAATCTGTTAAAAATTATACTGCCTCCAATCTACCACTACACACATTTGTAatatacataaacatatgcacactcacacacatacacattaacacacataaaTTAGAAtacactttcacacatacacattcctgcgtacactaacacatacacacaataatacATATCAACTAAAACATAcaggacacactcacaaacacatgtttATTCTCACACAGAGACATCCACACAGTCTTACATACATATTTTATATACTGTGTAAGTATGGAAGGTCACATGAAAGAACATCATGTGAAAATCTTCAAAAAATCAGTTTTAACAACAATAACTTTTCTTGAAACTATTCAAATACTGACATCAGCAGAATGAAATATATACACAACCTGTGATGTCTCATAGTCTCCTAGAAGAGCACTCTCACGTCCCATCTTCGTGTTCTCATAAATTTCAGTCAGTGCAGTACTCATGGTGTTCGTTAAGCAGTAAGCAGACCTTCAAAAAGACTTGAAATCTGTGGAGACACACAAACAATGGTTAAACACGAACATAATAATATCATAAACAAGAGGCTTAATAAATGTAGAAATTTGCACAGATTTCTAGTCTTGATGCAGTAACCACCAACACATCTGCTCTATGCTTGCTTCATGCtgattctctcccctccccctcccctctttccctttctgctCTGACTAGATTGAGCCCTCTCACAAGTCTCACTCTCCAGCAATGTTACTGTTTTTTTCTGACAAAGGGATCAAATTAATTACCATAGATGTGAATGTGTGATGCTGATCAATAAGCATAAAGTTCCATATTGGTGGCAAAAACCATGAATCACTTGTCCACTAGCAGCTAAAACGGAAGGAAAATGCAGGCCAGTAAAAACAATATCTGATGATTTACACAATGTAAAGACAACATGTAATTAATTCTTACAAGTTTTAAATAACATGTTGATTACTCAATAATGGAACAGTAATGTGCATTTGTAATGTATATGTATTTTTCTATTGTACAAAGTGAACATCATTAAATTATCAACTGAATAGCTATTGTATCTAATATTTCTTTAATATATGCCTAGCTTTCTCAGTTTCTGCACTCTGACgtaactttctttttctgtctctttctctctgttgcatGTTTCATATGCCATTTCTTATTAATTTGGTTTTTGTTCATTGTCCACCTCAAGGTTGGATATAATAAAATAACTAAGAAGGCATGATCACATAAACATTTAATTTTAATATATAATTCATAATTCgcaaaagaaaattcattcaatcattcaatctATTCATAGAGACATACTCTCTCTCCAATGCTGCATAATACCATACAGTgtcttgattttttgttgttgttgttgttgtttttgtgtgtgttaaaata
The window above is part of the Babylonia areolata isolate BAREFJ2019XMU chromosome 23, ASM4173473v1, whole genome shotgun sequence genome. Proteins encoded here:
- the LOC143297946 gene encoding katanin p60 ATPase-containing subunit A1-like, coding for MSTALTEIYENTKMGRESALLGDYETSQVYYQGVLQQIHKLMSSVRDPSSKQRWQKVKQEISDEFEQVKDISKILSSFKSDNSRSYQSYDSYNSYDDYSRHEEPTRDPDVWPPPTPAEHRPSPNIRGGVKPQARRPDPSKGRAAARPGAPSNQRRPGGGNTPGGADKGKAGPAKEKKKEGESDEKKFDPTGYDKDLVEHLERDIVQKNPNVHWNDIADLTEAKKLLEEAVVLPLVVPDIFKGIRRPWRGVLMVGPPGTGKTMLAKAVATECGTTFFNVSTSSLANKYRGESEKLVRLLFEMAHFYAPSTIFIDEIDSICSKRGSDSEHEASRRVKSELLVQMDGVGVTNEDPSKTVMVLAATNFPWDIDEALRRRLEKRIYIPLPTAEGRRALLDINLREVELEPMVDLMEVAAKLDGYSGADITNVCRDAAMMSFRRRISGLRPDEIRNIPKEELMQPTSMEDFMEAMKKVNKSVSKEDIEKYLKWMEEYGSV